The Flavobacteriales bacterium region CACTGCAATGCGCTGAGGCCCCAAAATCCGCCATCATCATGTCGAACCCTGCTCCATAGGAAAAGCTTCCGTATACCGTGAAAAAATCCCAACCTACCTCGCGATACATTCCTCCACCCAGACTCATCCCCATAGCAACACCACTTGCATCTTCCAGTGCCTGCGGATTACGCATTGCATCCAGTTGGTTGGAGCTGACTAATGGCTGAACTAAAGAAGGAACCGGTGCCATAGGTTCGAGGTTTTTACCCATAAGAAAATAGGCATTGGCAGAAGCAAAGTTCAACACATTCACCTGTGCCGGCTGCGTGGGACGACCAATTGCAACGCTCCAATTCTGCGGATCAAAATGCATATGAACCGATGCATTCCCCTGTACGGCATTAGGCACCCGCAACGAAGCCTGCATGGATGCATCAAATGTTTTTTCCGGAACATCATACAGCAAGGAAACCGTACCATAAACCGAGGCCGGTTTTTGTTGTCGCTCTGCTACAGAAGATAAAAAATATCCATTCCCATTGAGTGAAACCTGATCTAAACCTCCGTTCGAATTAAATGCCACTTCCAGCATCACATCGCCATTGAAAGATTTTTCATTGGGAGAAAAGGCTAGTCCTGCCCCCGCTCTAAAAATGGTTCCATATCCGGGATCAGGAAAATAAAGTTGTGTTCGCGGTGTGGCAGGCGGATTATAAAGCACAAGATTACTCTGCGCGGCATTGGTCCTGGTAGGCCGCATCTTATGAGACACTCCTCCAATTAGCCGGTTTATGATTAATGGTGTTGTTCCAATGGGAATATGTACCGGAACAAAAGCATCCAGTGCGAAATACCTAAAGGTGGATGTTCCAAAGCAAGCCTGAAGCGACAAGGGAGATTCGATGACATTCGGAATTTTTACATCGAGCTGACCAAAAAATCCTCTCCCATAATCCGGATCGTTCCGAAAAAAACGCAAGCTTCCATCCATCGAAAAAGCCTGCGTATGTGCAGCAAGGAATAAGTCATCTAAATAAACACCATCAAAACGATAATTACCTCCCTCTACCCTTGAACGAATTTCCATTCGCGCAGAAGAGGAAACACCTGTTACTTCATCATTCCCCAACTGGAATAAAACATGCATCCCTACTGCAGGAGCGCCATTCGGAGCAATAAAAACACCAATGGAATCTATGCTCACCGGATAATTGGCAAAGGAGGGTTGCCGATCGCTATAACCGAAATATCCACCAGAAATATAAGGGGCTAGTGTGGTAAACCGGAGTTGATTAAAATCTATTTTACCACTTGAAAAATCCTGGTCGCCAAATTCAATTTTCCCATTCAGCAGAAGTTCAGGTTTAAATTTCCCATTGAATCGAATGACCGAAATGGAGGAACTGGAATAAATTTCAGTTGTAGCATTAAACGCATGAAGCCTGACATTTTCTGCAGGGTTCAAACTAAAATTATAGTTGATGTTGTGATTATTATCTTCTAACAGCAAAGCATGAAATTGAAGACGATTGCTGCTGTCGAAAAGAGGGACGTCTATTTCACCATCCATTTCGCCGCCGTAAAACCGGTTTTGTTGAATATGGATGGCCAGTTTATCAATGGAAAAACGCCAGCCGGACATATCTCCCTTTTGATTTCCCATAAAATTTTCCGCAGAAAAAATTCCGCAAATACCCGATTCATCCATTAATACATTGCTTGCCGTAAACGTGGTGGGATTGTCATTGTGATTAAACTCCCGTGGCATGCTAATTTGTAATTGACGAAGAAAAAATCCGGTCCACCAATTCGATTTTTCTCCCTGATAATTGAGGGGGAAAATCATGCTGGGATGATTCATGTTTTGACTAAGATCCAGCACGGCTTCCGTTACGGAAAATTTCCAGTCTTCCATTCCTTTCAGGGTAAAAGGACTCAACTGAATTCCTGCAATAAGTGAATTCAAATCCTGACCATAAAATGTAAACGATGCTTCCACCTGATCTTTACCATCGGTTGGTATGAGGACTGAAGTTGAAAACCGTACGACTCCATGCAGATGTATACCCGAAAATCCATTGCAATCCCATTCCACCCAATTGGATCCGTCCGCCGCCAATGTCAGTTGCCGGTCTTCTCCCCAGTCGATTTGGTGCTCCGAAACTAACATCAATCGCGATCCGGTTCCACCCGCAATTCCGGCTGGTGTAAATGAAACATTTTTCGCAGCAAAAGCCATCTTATGATCCGTTCCGGGAAATTCAACGGCCATATAGGCATGGAATCGGGCATCCTGAGGAAAAAAACGAGCACTGTCCACCGCAATTACATAGCGTGCTCCCCCAATCTCGCGGACAATTCCGACAGGTAAATGATGCAAGGAGTTTTCACTTAGTGATCCAATGTATTTTTCCTGAGAAACAACCTGAGTGGTCGTCTCAATCACCTGCGCATAAGAAAGCTCCTGCGCAAGCAGATTCTCACTGAGCAGACATGAAAAAAGAAAAAGGGTCCTTAAAAACATAGGACCCCAAAACTATTGGAAAAAAATACCGATTCGGAAAATAAAAAAAGCGGAAGTTAAGATTCGGACAATTCAATAAAATCAATCGATCGTGGCAATAACTTTCAGCTCAATGGCAATGGGTGTTGGCAATGCATTAATTTCAACGGTGGTACGGCAAGGTTGATTGTCCTTAAAATAATCCGCATACACTTTGTTGAAGGTTCTGAAGTCGCGTTTCATGTTAACGAGGAACACCGTTACATCCACAATTTTATCCCAGGAAGAACCTGAATCTTCAAGCACTGCTTTTACATTGTTAAAAACGGAATGCACCTGCGCTTCGAAATCGAATTCTGCAAAATTTCCATTGTGATCAAGCTTTAATCCCGGAACATCCGAATCGTTGGCATTGGAATTGGCCACACGGGGACCCACACCGCTGAGGAATAATAAATTCCCAACCCGGCGGGCATGAGGATATAAACCAACCGGTTTTGGTGCATTAGAGGAAGAAATACGCTGATCGGACATAATTCAATTTTTTCCAAAATACGTCAATAATTTCCGAATAGAAAAATCGGCAAGTCGGCAATCGTTTCATTTTCTGATTATATTTAAATCATGAAATATTTATCCCTGATTTTTAGCGCTTCGCTATTGGTGTTTTCCTCTTGTGGAAATGAAAAACCGGAAGCAGAACAAGAAAAAAGTCCTGTTGAGGATTCAGTCGCAAAAGAATCTTACGTCTGGCCGGCTGAAATTGACACCTTGCTACATTCTTTCCCGCTGTTGCAGGATTCCATCATTCACATTGATTCGACGCTAATCCGGAATATTGAAAATAAGGACACCATTACCGGTGATGAAATCCGCTTTCTTTCGGCAAATTATCACAGCAATACCTTGTTTAGTTTTCAGAAATACAGTTTGGAAAATTATTTAGAAATGGATAGCATTATTGCTAATGGTCATTATGATGAATACCTCGAGCACATCGATATCGGCAACACCAAATACGTTAACGGAAAAAAACTTTTTTATCACCCGCTGGGTGATTCTTGTTTACTGTTCTTTTGGGCCATTCATTACCGCACCTATGAGGCTTGTCCCTGGGGCGAAGGCACCTATATTTTCATGACCAATGCCTATGCCGGTCGCATTTGCGAAACCATCTGTATTGGATTAGAGGATGCAGGTGGCGACCCTCCTGTGGCGGGATCTACTGATCGTTATGCGGAGCTGATGAGTGACGGACTTATTCGTATTCGTCAGCGGGACATTGGCGATGAGGACATGGATCAACCCAAGGTGGAACTTACCGAAGGTGAATTTGAATTTAAACTGGAAGGCGTCAAGATTAAAAGTGTAAAAGAAAATCCGGGTAAAGCCAAAATGGTACCCCGCAAATCAGTAGGATATTGATTCTTTATTTTTTGCCGTCCTCCAGCCATCAAACGCTGAAACGGGGCTTTCTTATTTAGCTATATTTGCATCCAAGAGATTTATTTATGTCCATTCAACACACCCTCGCCGGAATTGCTTCGGCATGTATTATTTTATCTTCCTGCACTTCTTCTACCAACGAGAATAAAACTGAAAAAACAGAGGTAAAGGACAGCGTTAAAATTGAAGCAGAGCCCAAAAAACAATTGGCCTTTGATACGCTCCTCACCGATGCCTCGCGTTTTATTGCGGGTATGCCAACACATAAATACCTCAAAGAAGAACAAGCAGCAGAATATTATTCTGAACATAAAACATTTACCGATGAGTCCTGGAAAATTACGCAGGACAGCATGATTAATCCGGTTCAGAAATGGTGCGCTGATAATAAAATTCAGGACCAGCGCGATTCGTTATTGTGTTTTTATCCCTTATCGGGACCCGATTTTTTATTCGGTAACGCTTTCTTTCCAACGGCAGATCACTTTGTGATGTTAGGTCTGGAACCACGTGGAAACATGGTCGATTTTCGCGAATTAAAAGAAGCAGAAATAATAAAATACCTGAGCGGAATTCGTCAGAGTATGAAATACATCAACAGCCGAGGATATTTTGTTACCTCACACATGTCGTCGGATTTCACAAAAGCGCATTTGAACGGCATGCTGCACATGATGTTGTATATGATGGCAAGAACCAATCACGCCATTGTTGATATTTACAATGTAAAAATTGATTCAACCGGAAAAGCAATACGCTTGGCAGAAGGAGAAAAATACACAGGCGATTCTCCGCTTGCTGTTAAAATAGAATTTTTATCGCCCGACGGAACGGAATTAAGAGATGCGTATTATTTTAAAATGAATGCAGCCGACGATTACCTGTTGAAACATACTGAATTTGAAACCTTCGTAAATGGTTTTGGTCACCGTGTTTCCTATA contains the following coding sequences:
- a CDS encoding RidA family protein — encoded protein: MSDQRISSSNAPKPVGLYPHARRVGNLLFLSGVGPRVANSNANDSDVPGLKLDHNGNFAEFDFEAQVHSVFNNVKAVLEDSGSSWDKIVDVTVFLVNMKRDFRTFNKVYADYFKDNQPCRTTVEINALPTPIAIELKVIATID